The proteins below come from a single Serinus canaria isolate serCan28SL12 chromosome 6, serCan2020, whole genome shotgun sequence genomic window:
- the PDCD11 gene encoding protein RRP5 homolog, whose product MASMEENFPRGGIQKKPAEGKTPKPKSERDNLFDVQHEEKSQKRKRSQKDQEMQKRFKADKTVKAAVKDNVMNIGPLTIEALCEGMLLLGCIKEVSDYELAISLPNGLSGFVPVTQISDAYSNLLSKQVAQGEVLEELNSLPDLFSPGTLVRCIVTSIEKSDDGRRSIKLSIDPKQVNKGLNSTALAAGMLLSGSVLSVEDHGYLIDIGVPGTHAFLPHQKAKNYIKAAKKGPDLKIGQNLNCLIVEVKSEGRVVCLSIDRSEVAASIATERHNWALSNLLPGLVVKARVQKVAPLGMKLTFLSYFTGIVDFMHMDPEKSMSYSPDQVVKACVLSVHPTSRAVRLTLLPPFLHAGGAPRQLPGQRMGAVLEEATVKAFYKQFGAIFELDDGTLAFARLKHLSKTRKSFKPGAFKEGCKHKCRIIDYSLMDEMCIVSLKNQIIEARFLQYQDIHTGDVVQGKVLSLKPIGMQVKVADGIRGLVPSLHLSDVILKQPEKKFNIGDELKCRVLECNPGGKKLILTLKKSLIQSKLPVLTNYEDAKPGLITHGFVVCAREFGCIVKFYNDVKGLVPKNELGSEPISCPDKVFYEGQVLKVMVLKCEPQQERLLLSFRLSSTSGPEDKQKCTPKEKKEMKYHIGEIVDVKILKKKDNGLEVSILEDEDNVVAWIPILHLSDFVATSKLLWHCLQEGDVLPRVMYLSDKGEHIILSRKSAVISAVQEEQVVRSFSEIQPGMLLTGYVRNVMPFGVFVEFPFGVTGLAPKVSMSDKFVTDTKDHFVVGQTVIAKVMSIDEEKQRVLLNLKVSECSSGDSAAESFGLLNQYFKELKEIRDLVRRGESSICELVPGKRVHLVVQDVREDGSALFSGSSFTGLTVTATRYHLGDKNIGPGEKRKALVLHVDALTSEVFVSLREELLKQRPQRRLRENSQHSVVVQHITEHFAIASLPETGQLAAVPIACHLNDTFRFDSEKLRVGQTIFATLKAVKENKHGVLLAVQGPAKKNVFVRVRNESETALEEMLPAVKHSLSPGDVVTGTVKSVKPTHVTVAIDDKLTGSIHASRILDEVPIGSFPTSTLKAGQKVTARVIGGRDVNTHRCLPITHPHFTQSIPELSIRPSEKEGEFTAMLNLKEESSLKKLGLYDVGQTVTCFVKKYNMLKHWLEVEVAPDIRGRVPHLLLSLNTKVLKHPEKSFRSGQAISATVTGTDATETSLCLSLTGIQSLEQDTISVGMVTKVTPHVGLTIALPGGKAGKVSLFHLNDTYTENPLGNFKVGKIVRCYILSNENGKIQLSLRQSRLNPKITSKVEDIEITSIKDVKKGQLVRGYVKSITPSGVFFGLSTSLLGRILFQNVSPYFVQKHSLYEKYLPEGKLLTAKVLRVNRKEKRIELSLLPEDTGMPSVLPESLGLPQYGAEEEKREADDEKKREDPKPKKKRRRENDESGQEAKPKKRKICPADENDSGIEVYYREEEEDDQEEEAAKKKSTVRKPGEAPRLQVSMGFTWDEDNAMDIPVLDQKEESSDSEEEEDVQSKLKKRTKKEKELEKQKKEKELCKVEAALMDPSRQPQSADDFDRLVLGSPNSSILWLQYMAFHLQATEIEKARAVAERALKTISFREEQEKLNVWVALLNLENMYGTEETLMKVFERAVQYNEPLKVFQHLCDIYASSEKYKQAEELYHTMLKRFRQEKSVWLKYASFLLKQGQAEATHRLLERALKALPTKEHVDVISRFAQLEFHSGDTEHAKALFESTLSSYPKRTDIWSIYMDIMIKHGTQKEVRDIFERVIHLSLAPKKMKFFFKRYLDYEKKFGTAESVLAVKRAALEYVETKSSLADT is encoded by the exons ATGGCATCCATGGAAGAAAACTTTCCTCGAGGGGGCATCCAGAAGAAacctgcagagggaaaaacacCCAAGCCAAAGTCAGAGCGGGACAATTTGTTTGAT GTtcaacatgaagaaaaatcccagaaaagaaaaagaagccagAAGGAtcaagaaatgcagaaaaggtTCAAGGCAGACAAAACTGTTAAAGCTGCTGTTAAAGACAATGTTATGAATATTGGACCACTCACAATTGAG gctctCTGTGAGGGCATGCTGCTCCTTGGCTGTATCAAAGAGGTCAGTGACTACGAGCTCGCCATCAGTTTGCCCAACGGCCTCTCCGGATTTGTGCCAGTCACACAGATCAGCGATGCCTACAGCAACCTGCTCAGCAAGCAGGTGGCCCAGGGAGAAGTCCTGGAG gagctgaatTCGCTCCCAGACCTGTTTTCTCCAGGGACATTGGTCAGGTGCATTGTAACCAGCATTGAGAAAAGTGACGATGGACGCCGCAGTATCAAGTTATCGATTGACCCCAAGCAGGTCAACAAGGGCCTGAACTCTACAGCACTAGCAGCAGGCATG ctgctctctggctCTGTGTTGAGTGTGGAAGACCATGGCTACCTCATAGATATTGGTGTCCCTGGAACTCATGCTTTCCTGCCTCATCAGAAAGCCAAAAATTACATCAAAGCAGCCAAGAAAG GACCTGACTTGAAAATAGGCCAGAACCTGAACTGCCTCATTGTGGAAGTGAAGAGTGAGGGCAGGGTGGTCTGTTTGTCCATTGACCGATCGGAGGTGGCTGCATCCATTGCCACAGAGCGACACAACTGGGCACTCTCTAATTTATtgccagggctggtggtgaAGGCTCGAGTGCAGAAG GTGGCCCCACTTGGGATGAAACTGACTTTTCTGTCTTACTTCACTGGCATTGTGGATTTCATGCATATGGACCCAGAGAAATCCATGAGCTATTCTCCAGACCAAGTG GTGAAGGCCTGTGTGCTGTCTGTACACCCCACGTCGAGGGCGGTGCGGCTCACGCTGCTCCCGCCCTTCCTGCACGCCGGGGGAGCCCCACGCCAGCTCCCTGGCCAGCGCATGGGGGCCGTGCTGGAGGAGGCCACGGTGAAAGCCTTCTACAAACAGTTTGGGGCCATCTTTGAACTTGATGATGGCACTCTTGCATTTGCACGG tTGAAGCATCtttcaaaaaccagaaaatcctTTAAACCTGGGGCATTTAAGGAAGGTTGCAAACATAAATGTCGGATCATTGACTACAGCCTGATGGATGAGATGTGTATTGTATCTCTGAAGAA CCAGATTATTGAAGCACGGTTTCTGCAGTACCAGGACATCCACACGGGTGATGTGGTGCAG GGCAAAGTGCTCTCTCTAAAACCCATTGGGATGCAGGTGAAAGTGGCTGATGGGATTAGAGGACTTGTGCCATCCCTCCATCTCTCTGATGTGATTCTGAAGCAGCCTGAGAAGAAGTTCAACATAGGAGATGAACTCAAGTGTCGG GTGCTAGAGTGCAATCCTGGAGGAAAGAAGCTGATCCTTACTCTAAAGAAAAGTCTCATCCAGTCAAAGCTTCCAGTCCTCACAAATTATGAAGATGCAAAACCAGGCCTGATCACACATGGCTTTGTAGTGTGTGCAAGGGAGTTTGGCTGCATTGTGAAGTTCTACAACGATGTCAAAGGTCTGGTACCCAAGAATGAGCTGGGCTCAGAACCCATATCTTGTCCAGATAAAGTCTTCTATGAAGGCCAG gttcTTAAAGTCATGGTCTTAAAATGTGAGCCTCAGCAGGAAAGACTCTTGTTGTCCTTCAGATTATCGAGCACAAGTGGCCCTGAGGACAAACAGAAATGTActccaaaggagaaaaaggaaatgaagtacCATATAGGAGAG ATAGTTGATGTGAAAATCTTGAAGAAGAAAGATAATGGGTTAGAAGTTTCCATCTTAGAAGATGAAGACAATGTCGTAGCCTGGATCCCCATACTGCACCTCTCTGACTTTGTTGCTACCTCCAAGCTCCTGTGGCACTGTCTTCAAGAGGGAGATGTCCTGCCCAGAGTTATGTATCTAAGTGACAAGGGAGAGCACATT ATCTTGAGTAGAAAGTCTGCAGTGATTTCTGCTGTACAGGAGGAGCAAGTTGTAAGAAGCTTCTCTGAAATCCAGCCTGGGATGCTGTTGACTGGTTATGTGAGGAATGTGATGCCCTTTGGAGTGTTTGTGGAGTTCCCTTTTGGTGTGACAGGACTGGCACCTAAAGTG AGCATGAGTGACAAGTTTGTGACAGACACCAAGGACCACTTTGTGGTGGGACAGACTGTGATTGCAAAGGTGATGAGCATTGATGAGGAGAAGCAGCGTGTGCTCCTCAATCTGAAGGTGTCTGAGTGCAGCTCAGGAGattctgctgcagagagctttgGCCTCCTGAATCAGTATTTCAAGGAGCTGAAAGAAATCAGGGACTTGGTGAGAAGAG GAGAGTCCAGCATTTGTGAGTTGGTGCCTGGGAAGAGGGTGCATCTGGTCGTGCAGGATGTGAGGGAGGATGGTTCAGCACTGTTCAGTGGCAGCTCTTTCACAGGCTTGACTGTAACTGCCACCCGCTACCATTTGGGAG ACAAAAATATTGGTCCTGGTGAGAAAAGGAAGGCATTGGTTCTTCATGTGGATGCCCTCACATCTGAAGTGTTTGTTTCTCTTCGGGAAGAACTGTTAAAGCAAAGGCCCCAGCGA CGGCTCCGAGAGAACTCGCAGCACTCTGTGGTGGTGCAGCACATCACAGAGCACTTTGCCATCGCATCTCTGCCGGAAACAGGCCAGCTGGCAGCTGTCCCCATCGCCTGCCACCTCAACGACACCTTCCGCTTCGACTCGGAAAAACTCAGGGTGGGACAGACAATCTTTGCCACCTTAAAAGCAGTGAAGGAGAACAAGCATGGAGTCTTGTTAGCAGTACAGGGCCCAGCCAAGAAGAATGTGTTTGTGAGGGTGCGGAATGAGTCAGAGACAGCACTGGAGGAGATGCTTCCTGCTGTGAAACACTCGCTGTCCCCAGGGGATGTTGTTACCGGTACCGTCAAATCCGTCAAACCCACCCACGTCACTGTTGCTATTGATGACAAGCTGACAGGTTCAATCCATGCATCCCGGATCCTGGATGAAGTGCCCATAGGCTCTTTTCCAACTTCTACTCTGAAAGCCGGACAGAAAGTGACTGCTCGAGTCATTGGAGGCAGAGATGTGAATACTCACAG GTGCCTGCCAATCACCCATCCACACTTCACACAATCCATTCCAGAGCTCAGCATTCGACCAAG tgaaaaagaagGGGAGTTCACAGCAATGCTGAATCTTAAAGAAGAAAGTTCTCTCAAGAAACTTGGACTCTATGATGTTGGACAGACAGTCACCTGTTTTGTAAAGAAG TATAACATGCTCAAACACTGGCTGGAGGTGGAAGTTGCCCCTGACATTCGAGGAAGAGttcctcacctgctgctgtctctgaacACCAAG GTCTTAAAACATCCAGAAAAGAGCTTTAGAAGTGGCCAGGCAATATCAGCTACAGTGACTGGAACAGATGCCACCGAAACAAGCCTCTGCTTGTCACTCACAG GAATTCAGTCACTGGAGCAGGATACCATCTCTGTAGGCATGGTAACAAAGGTGACTCCACATGTTGGCTTGACCATTGCACTGCCAGGTGGGAAGGCTGGCAAAGTCAGCCTCTTTCACCTGAATGATACTTACACAGAGAACCCCCTGGGGAACTTCAAAGTTGGCAAGATTGTCAG GTGTTACATCCTCTCCAATGAGAATGGTAAAATCCAGTTGTCTCTCCGGCAATCCCG gcTAAATCCAAAGATAACTAGCAAAGTGGAAGATATTGAAATAACAAGTATTAAGGATGTTAAAAAAGGCCAGCTAGTGAGAGGCTATGTTAAATCAATCACTCCCTCAGGTGTATTCTTTGG ATTGTCCACTTCTCTCCTGGGCCGAATCCTGTTCCAGAATGTTTCCCCATACTTTGTACAGAAACATTCCTTATATGAAAAGTACCTGCCTGAAGGAAAACTGCTCACTGCCAAAGTACTTAG GgtaaatagaaaagaaaaacgtATTGAGCTCTCTCTCCTGCCTGAGGACACTGGGATGCCAAGTGTCTTGCCTGAATCCCTAGGCCTACCACAAtatggagcagaggaagagaagagagaggcagatgatgagaaaaaaagagaagaccCTAAGCcgaagaaaaaaaggagaagagaaaatgatgAAAGTGGTCAG GAGGCAAAGCCAAAGAAGAGGAAGATCTGCCCAGCAGATGAAAATGACAGTGGAATTGAGGTGTATTACcgtgaggaggaagaggatgacCAAGAAGAGGAGGCAGCTAAAAAGAAATCTACG GTAAGGAAGCCTGGTGAAGCTCCCAGGCTGCAAGTTTCCATGGGCTTCACCTGGGATGAAGACAATGCAATGGATATACCTGTGCTGGATCAGAAGGAAGAGAGCTCAGACAGcgaggaagaggaagatgtgCAGTCCAAG CTAAAGAAACGAacaaagaaggagaaggagctggagaagcagaagaaggagaaggagcttTGCAAAGTGGAGGCGGCTCTAATGGACCCGAGCCGGCAGCCCCAGTCAGCAGATGACTTCGACCGCCTGGTGCTGGGCAGTCCCAACAGCTCCATCCTCTGGCTGCAGTACATGGCTTTCCACCTCCAGGCTACAGAGATTGAGAAGGCCAGAGCTGTGGCGGAGAGAGCACTTAAAACAATCAGTTTCAG ggaagagcaggagaagctgaatgTCTGGGTAGCTCTGCTGAACTTGGAGAACATGTATGGTACTGAGGAGACACTGATGAAGGTCTTTGAGAGAGCAGTTCAATACAATGAGCCTCTGAAAGTCTTCCAGCATCTGTGTGACATCTATGCCAGTTCTGAGAAGTACAAG CAAGCAGAAGAATTGTACCACACAATGCTGAAGCGTTTTCGTCAGGAGAAATCCGTGTGGCTGAAATACGCCTCTTTCCTCCTGAagcaaggccaggctgaggcTACCCACAGGCTTCTGGAGCGTGCTCTCAAGGCTCTGCCCACCAAAGAAC ATGTGGATGTCATTTCAAGGTTTGCACAGCTGGAGTTCCATTCTGGAGACACAGAACATGCCAAGGCCCTCTTTGAGAGCACCCTCAGCAGCTATCCCAAGAGGACAGACATTTGGTCCATCTACATGGACATCATGATCAAGCATGGCACCCAGAAGGAAGTCCG AGACATCTTTGAGAGGGTCATACACCTGAGCTTGGCACCAAAGAAGATGAAATTCTTCTTCAAACGCTACTTAGATTATGAGAAGAAATTTGGTACAGCAGAAAGTGTCCTGGCTGTTAAAAGAGCAGCACTTGAGTATGTGGAGACCAAGAGTTCCCTTGCTGACACCTAA
- the ATP5MK gene encoding ATP synthase membrane subunit K, mitochondrial: MAGHDSGSQHQFTGFQKYFNSYTIIGRRNYVIATYTGVALLVLYFKFRPKKQAPAVTDK; the protein is encoded by the exons ATGGCTGGCCATGACTCGGGATCTCAACACCAGTTCACTGGATTTCAGAAGTACTTCAATTCCTATACCATCATAGGCAGGAGGAAT tatGTAATAGCAACGTACACAGGTGTTGCCCTCCTTGTCTTGTATTTCAAGTTTAGGCCTAAGAAGCAAGCTCCTGCTGTGACAGATAAGTAA
- the TAF5 gene encoding transcription initiation factor TFIID subunit 5 gives MAALHEEPAEVAAVQPDPEAGTPPPPPAVPPAAAPAAAPAAAAEGEAAGAGGDAAPSKPAAPGPAASPVALDRQTLVAVLQFLRRSNLRESEEILRREARLLGDDLGAVALSPASAGLLGGSGSDADSGEALLGRGTSAAAVAIGGNVATVATSSPGVAAVAAVPPGKVGGAVVVEDQPDVSAVLSAYNQQGDPTLYEEYYSGLKHFIECSLDCHRAELSQLFYPLFVHMYLELVYNQHESEAKSFFERFHGDQECYYQDDLRVLSSLTKKEHMKGNETMLDFRTSKFVLRISRDSYQLLKRHLQEKQNNQIWNIVQEHLYIDIFDGMPRSKQQIDAMVGSLAGEAKREANKAKVFFGLLKEPEFDVPLDDEDEEGENEEGKPKKKKPKKDNVGSKSKKQDPNAPPQNRIPLPELKDSDKLDKVMNMKEAARRVRLGPECLPSICFYTFLNAYQGLTAVDITDDSSMIVGGFADSTVRVWSVTPKKLRSVKTAADLSLIDKESDDVLERIMDEKTASELKILYGHSGPVYGTSFSPDRNYLLSCSEDGTVRLWSLQTFTCLVGYKGHNYPVWDTQFSPYGYYFVSGGHDRVARLWATDHYQPLRIFAGHLADVTCTRFHPNSNYIATGSADRTIRLWDVLNGNCVRIFTGHKGPIHSLAFSPNGRFLATGATDGRVLLWDIGHGLMVGELKGHTDTIYALRFSRDGEILASGSMDNTVRLWDAVKAFEDLETDDFTTATGHINLPENSQDLLLGTYMTKSTPVVHLHFTRRNLLLAAGAYSSQ, from the exons ATGGCGGCGCTGCATGAGGAGCCGGCAGAGGTGGCGGCGGTGCAGCCGGACCCCGAGGCAGGGACGCCGCCGCCACCTCCAGCGGTgcctcccgccgccgctcccgccgccgccccggccgcCGCGGCGGAGGGAGAGGCGGCGGGAGCCGGTGGAGATGCGGCACCCTCAAAGCCCGCggcgccgggcccggccgccTCCCCGGTAGCGTTGGACCGGCAGACGCTTGTGGCCGTACTGCAGTTCCTGCGGCGCAGCAACCTCCGCGAGTCCGAGGAGATCCTACGTCGCGAAGCCCGCCTGCTCGGTGACGACCTGGGTGCCGTCGCCCTCAGCCCCGCCAGCGCCGGACTCCTGGGGGGCTCCGGCAGCGACGCGGACTCCGGCGAGGCGCTGCTCGGCCGGGGCACCAGCGCTGCCGCCGTCGCCATAGGAGGCAACGTCGCCACTGTCGCGACTTCCAGCCCCGGTGTGGCTGCAGTTGCCGCCGTGCCGCCGGGGAAAG TCGGAGGCGCGGTGGTTGTTGAGGACCAGCCGGACGTGAGCGCGGTGCTCTCCGCCTACAACCAGCAGGGGGACCCGACGCTGTACGAGGAGTACTACAGCGGCCTGAAACACTTCATCGAGTGCTCCCTGGACTGCCATCGGGCAGAGTTGTCTCAGCTCTTTTATCCTCTCTTTGTGCACATGTACTTGGAATTGGTCTACAATCAACATGAGAGTGAGGCAAAGTCTTTTTTTGAAAG ATTTCATGGGGATCAGGAGTGTTATTACCAGGATGACCTGCGTGTATTGTCGAGCTTAACCAAAAAAGAGCACATGAAAGGTAACGAGACCATGCTGGACTTCAGAACAAGCAAGTTTGTGCTGCGCATTTCCCGTGACTCTTATCAACTCCTGAAGAGGCAtcttcaggaaaagcagaacaatCAGATCTGGAACATTGTTCAGGAGCATCTTTACATTGATATCTTTGATGGAATGCCTCGCAGTAAACAACAGATAGATGCTATGGTTGGAAGCTTGGCCGGGGAGGCAAAACGAGAGGCTAATAAAGCAAAG GTTTTCTTCGGCTTATTGAAAGAACCAGAGTTTGATGTGCCTTTggatgatgaagatgaagaaggagaaaatgaggaaggaaagccaaagaagaaaaaacctaaaaaagaTAATGTAGGgtcaaaaagtaaaaaacaggACCCTAATGCTCCTCCCCAAAACAG AATTCCCCTGCCAGAACTGAAAGACTCTGACAAGCTGGATAAAGTAATGAATATGAAGGAAGCTGCGAGGCGAGTGCGTCTTGGGCCAGAGTGCCTGCCCTCCATCTGTTTCTACACATTCCTTAATGCTTACCAG GGTCTGACTGCAGTGGATATTACAGATGACTCCAGCATGATTGTAGGAGGCTTTGCTGACTCTACTGTCAGAGTGTGGTCTGTGACTCCAAAAAAGCTACGTAGTGTGAAAACAGCTGCAG ACCTCAGTCTCATTGACAAAGAATCAGATGATGTCTTGGAGAGGATCATGGATGAGAAAACAGCAAGTGAGTTGAAGATTTTATATGGTCACAGTGGACCTGTCTATGGCACCAGCTTCAGTCCCGATAG GAACTATCTGTTGTCCTGTTCTGAGGATGGCACTGTGAGATTGTGGAGTCTCCAAACATTCACGTGTTTGGTGGGATATAAAGGACACAATTATCCAGTTTGGGATACACAGTTCTCTCCTTACGGTTATTACTTTGTGTCTGGGGGACATGACAGAGTGGCTCG tctgtGGGCAACAGATCACTACCAGCCATTACGGATCTTTGCTGGCCATCTTGCAGATGTGACATGTACCCGATTTCATCCAAACTCCAACTACATTGCAACAGGCTCAGCAGACAGGACTATAAGGCTTTGGGATGTTTTGAATGGGAATTGTGTAAGAATATTCACTGGACATAAG GGACCAATTCATTCATTGGCATTTTCTCCTAATGGACGATTCCTGGCTACTGGAGCAACAGATGGAAGAGTTCTGCTGTGGGATATTGGACATGGCTTGATGGTTGGCGAATTGAAAGGGCACACAGACACTATCTATGCGCTCAGATTCAGTAGGGATGGGGAGATTTTAGCATCAG gttCGATGGATAACACAGTTCGTCTGTGGGATGCTGTGAAGGCATTTGAAGATTTAGAAACTGATGACTTTACTACAGCCACTGGACACATAAACTTGCCTGAAAACTCACAGGACTTGCTACTGGGCACATACATGACTAAATCAACCCCAGTTGTTCATCTCCATTTCACACGCAGgaacctgctgctggctgcaggagcctaCAGCTCACAGTAG